In Cupriavidus taiwanensis, the following proteins share a genomic window:
- a CDS encoding Bug family tripartite tricarboxylate transporter substrate binding protein, which yields MMKRRTFLQSLPALAAMPASFPASVLAQAYPSHPVRIIVPVSPGSGSDVVARYMSAELTKATGSAFVVENRLGASGIIGTDFVAKAAPDGYTLLCTYAAHYSNQWVEKTPYDAVTDFAPVARLGMSALLLTTAANSRFRTVQEVIAAGKRKPGSVSFGSSGNGTTSHMAAALMSSMAGLEMTHVPYKGPAQVAVDTASGQVDVGFGGVASSLALVKAGRLRVLAVTSLQRSSQLPGVVTMDEAGLNGFELISPIWVMAPRGTSPAIVTQLSRAMTAAAATPAFKSYCIGQGLEVDVADAAAVRASAPAELERWKKLVALTQAKTKAG from the coding sequence ATGATGAAGCGCCGCACCTTCCTTCAGTCGCTGCCGGCGCTGGCGGCTATGCCGGCATCGTTCCCGGCTTCGGTGCTCGCCCAGGCTTATCCTTCCCATCCGGTGCGAATCATCGTACCCGTCAGCCCTGGCTCGGGCAGTGATGTTGTGGCGCGCTATATGAGCGCCGAGCTGACGAAGGCCACGGGCTCTGCGTTTGTCGTGGAGAACCGCCTTGGCGCGAGCGGGATCATCGGCACGGATTTCGTGGCCAAGGCGGCACCGGACGGCTACACGCTGTTGTGCACGTACGCCGCGCACTATTCGAACCAGTGGGTCGAGAAGACGCCATACGATGCGGTCACGGACTTCGCACCGGTCGCGCGGCTGGGCATGTCGGCGCTGCTGCTGACTACCGCGGCCAATTCGCGGTTCCGCACGGTCCAGGAGGTTATCGCGGCGGGGAAGCGCAAGCCCGGGAGCGTGTCCTTCGGGTCTTCGGGAAATGGCACCACGTCGCACATGGCGGCGGCGCTGATGAGCAGCATGGCCGGCCTTGAGATGACCCACGTCCCGTACAAGGGGCCGGCGCAGGTCGCGGTCGATACGGCGAGCGGCCAGGTCGATGTCGGCTTCGGGGGCGTGGCCTCGTCGCTTGCTCTGGTCAAGGCGGGACGATTGCGCGTGCTGGCAGTCACCAGCCTGCAGCGTTCGAGCCAGCTTCCGGGTGTCGTGACGATGGACGAGGCCGGCCTGAACGGCTTTGAGCTAATCTCGCCGATCTGGGTCATGGCGCCGCGGGGCACGTCGCCTGCCATCGTCACGCAACTGTCCAGGGCAATGACCGCGGCGGCTGCGACGCCCGCGTTCAAGTCTTACTGCATCGGGCAGGGCCTGGAGGTCGATGTCGCGGATGCCGCTGCGGTTCGCGCCAGTGCGCCGGCCGAACTGGAACGGTGGAAAAAGCTGGTGGCTCTGACACAGGCCAAGACAAAGGCCGGCTGA